The nucleotide window TTTGTTCCATGCGGCCTTTGCGAAGTGCCATTAACTGAGTTAATACACCTAAATATTCTTCTGGAGCATCAATTGTCAAACGCTCCATAGGTTCGTGAACTTTGCCATCAATTTTCTTGATAACTACTTGTGGCTTGCCAACAGTTAATTCAAAACCTTCGCGCTTCATGATTTCAACTAGAACTGCGAGCTGAAGTTCTCCGCGTCCTTGTACTTCCCATGTATCTGGACGTTCTGTATTTAGAACGCGCAATGAAACGTTACCTACGAGTTCGGCATCTAAGCGACCCTTAACTTGGCGCGCTGTAAGTAGTTTCCCGCTCTTTCCAGCAAGTGGGGATGTGTTAATACCGATTGTCATAGAGATAGATGGTTCATCAACAATAATTGGTGGAAGTGCATGCGGATTATCTAGATCAGCAAGTGTCTCGCCCAATGTAATTGTTTCGATACCTGCAACAGCGATGATGTCACCAGGGTGTGCCTCAAGTGCAGGTACACGTTCTAACGCTTCAGTAATAAGTAACTCTGAAACTTTTACACGCTCTGATGTGCCATCTGCTTTCATCCACATAACTGATTGACCTTTTTTGATGACACCTTCGCGCACGCGACAGAGTGCAAGGCGACCAAGAAATGGTGAGGAGTCAAGGTTTGTTACGTGCGCTTGTAGTGGTGCACCTTCGTGATAAACAGGTGCTGGAATTGCAGTAAAGATTGTGTCGAATAAAACATCGAGGTTTTCTTCTTCTGGCATTCCACCATCTGCAGGACGCTTAAGGGACGCGCGACCTGCTTTTGCAGATGCATAAATAACTGGGAATTCGATTTGTTCTTCATTTGCATCAAGATCTAAGAATAATTCATACGCCTCATCGACTACTTCTGCGATACGTGAATCGGGGCGATCTACTTTATTAATAAGCAAGATAACTGGAAGGTTCTTTTCAAGTGCTTTGCGAAGTACGAAACGTGTTTGTGGAAGTGGGCCCTCTGAGGCATCGACGAGCAAAATAACGCCGTCAACCATTTCTAGTCCACGTTCTACTTCTCCACCGAAATCTGCGTGGCCTGGCGTATCAATAATGTTAACGATTGTGTCTCCGCGCTTAACAGCAGTGTTCTTAGCAAGAATCGTAATTCCCTTTTCGCGTTCTAGATCCATTGAATCCATCATGCGATCCTGGCTATCGTCTTGCTTCTTATAAGCCGCGAAAGCACCTGATTGCCACAACATGGCATCAACAAGAGTTGTCTTGCCGTGGTCTACGTGGGCGATGATTGCAACGTTGCGAAGATTCTCGCGCTTCTTTTGTGGCAGACCAGCTAAGTGCGCACTAGATGCTTTAGACATTGAAATTTCACTCCAGACGTATGTGCTCTGGAAGAACTTCACAGAACGTGCGAAGAATAGCAGTTGGGGTTGCAATCACTTAAATCGTAGGCAATTACGCCTTAAATAAGAGATTTAAATTACGTATTTTGTGGAAAACCTAAATTAATTCCACCATGACTTGGATCAAGCCATCTGCTTGTCACAACTTTGCCACGAGTGAAGAAATGCACGCCTTCTGTGCCATGTGCATGGCTGTCACCGAATAATGAATTCTTCCATCCGCCAAATGAGTAATACGCCATTGGCACAGGAATTGGAACGTTAATG belongs to Candidatus Planktophila limnetica and includes:
- the typA gene encoding translational GTPase TypA, which gives rise to MSKASSAHLAGLPQKKRENLRNVAIIAHVDHGKTTLVDAMLWQSGAFAAYKKQDDSQDRMMDSMDLEREKGITILAKNTAVKRGDTIVNIIDTPGHADFGGEVERGLEMVDGVILLVDASEGPLPQTRFVLRKALEKNLPVILLINKVDRPDSRIAEVVDEAYELFLDLDANEEQIEFPVIYASAKAGRASLKRPADGGMPEEENLDVLFDTIFTAIPAPVYHEGAPLQAHVTNLDSSPFLGRLALCRVREGVIKKGQSVMWMKADGTSERVKVSELLITEALERVPALEAHPGDIIAVAGIETITLGETLADLDNPHALPPIIVDEPSISMTIGINTSPLAGKSGKLLTARQVKGRLDAELVGNVSLRVLNTERPDTWEVQGRGELQLAVLVEIMKREGFELTVGKPQVVIKKIDGKVHEPMERLTIDAPEEYLGVLTQLMALRKGRMEQMVNHGTGWIRLDYKVPSRGLIGFRTEFLTETRGTGLLHHVFDGYEAWHGDIRTRGTGSLVSDRLGTVTSYALYGTQDRGTIFVEPGDEVYEGMVIGENSRSDDMDVNCVREKKLTNMRASGTDESERLIPPKKLNMEGALEFCREDECVEVTPAVVRIRKVVLDGSERARTTSRQKKANLNA